In Leptospira sp. WS58.C1, a single genomic region encodes these proteins:
- a CDS encoding acyl-CoA thioesterase: MSNKIYTINKMIRMQHCDPGGVVFTPQYFNLFVEAIEDWFREGIEYGFSQMVSRDHQGIPAMKIVAKFYKPSKLGDILEFRVKVKRLRRQNILIHVEALCEEERRCSADFLHGFASLNNLSLTDWPNDVHRKLAEYL; encoded by the coding sequence ATGTCGAATAAAATTTATACCATAAACAAGATGATCCGGATGCAACATTGCGACCCAGGAGGAGTTGTATTCACACCTCAATACTTTAATTTGTTCGTGGAAGCGATAGAAGACTGGTTTAGAGAAGGGATCGAATACGGATTTTCGCAAATGGTAAGCCGGGATCATCAAGGTATTCCGGCTATGAAGATCGTAGCGAAATTTTATAAACCGTCAAAGTTGGGAGATATCTTAGAATTTCGAGTAAAAGTAAAACGCCTTAGGCGCCAGAATATTTTGATCCATGTGGAAGCACTTTGTGAGGAAGAAAGAAGATGTTCAGCAGATTTTTTACATGGATTCGCTTCTCTTAATAATTTAAGTCTAACCGATTGGCCGAACGATGTACATCGAAAATTAGCGGAATATCTATAA
- a CDS encoding GH25 family lysozyme has translation MKIFRIILPIILLSLLCSLGLYFALDKGILWFVYPSETQYPIRGIDVSNHQGKIDWKKIPENKIRFVYIKATEGGDWKDKSFSRNWEEASSIGLRVGAYHFFTLCRSGKEQAENFISYVPKDPKSLPPVADLEFVGNCKERPPMQDVKKEISDFLNILENHYKKKPILYLTYEFIDLYLKDDFLEYPVWIRDIFGHPPSSFKRNWIIWQYHSRAKIKGVEGPVDLNVLKGDDLFLKKL, from the coding sequence ATGAAAATCTTTCGAATAATTCTCCCGATTATACTTCTGTCCTTACTGTGTTCTCTCGGTTTGTATTTTGCACTCGATAAGGGAATTCTATGGTTTGTATATCCTTCCGAAACACAGTACCCGATTCGCGGAATTGATGTATCTAATCACCAAGGAAAAATCGATTGGAAGAAGATCCCTGAAAATAAAATCCGATTCGTTTATATCAAAGCAACGGAGGGCGGTGATTGGAAGGATAAGTCATTCTCCAGAAATTGGGAAGAGGCAAGTTCGATAGGACTCCGAGTAGGGGCTTACCATTTTTTCACTTTGTGCCGCTCCGGAAAGGAGCAGGCAGAGAATTTTATTTCTTACGTACCAAAAGATCCGAAATCATTACCTCCTGTAGCGGACCTAGAGTTTGTTGGAAATTGTAAAGAAAGGCCACCAATGCAGGATGTAAAAAAGGAAATCTCCGACTTTCTAAACATTTTAGAAAATCATTATAAAAAGAAACCCATATTATATCTTACGTACGAATTTATAGATCTATATCTGAAGGACGACTTTCTTGAATATCCCGTTTGGATCCGAGATATATTCGGGCATCCTCCTTCTTCTTTTAAAAGGAATTGGATTATATGGCAGTATCATAGCAGAGCAAAAATTAAAGGAGTAGAAGGTCCGGTAGATCTAAATGTCCTAAAAGGTGACGATCTTTTTCTGAAAAAATTGTAG
- a CDS encoding flagellar protein FlgN: MILNKEEWLDRVSSLFEEEIRLYSEILGLEKEKTESITKADGRALETISKKTYELIVHASELERVRMSAIHDVYTSGNLGIPKEGELTLTDFLNKIDRESEHKLKQLGTRLKDTVHRLKDKIKANDKLIRTRQEFLKATIDAMRTNANSGEVAVYEDENPSTVRNKKKRSSVLVNASA, translated from the coding sequence ATGATATTAAATAAAGAGGAATGGTTGGATCGGGTGTCTTCTCTTTTCGAGGAAGAAATCCGACTGTACTCCGAAATCCTGGGGTTAGAGAAAGAAAAAACGGAATCGATCACGAAAGCGGACGGAAGAGCTTTGGAAACGATCTCTAAAAAGACCTACGAATTGATCGTCCATGCAAGCGAATTGGAAAGAGTTCGTATGTCGGCTATCCACGACGTTTATACTTCAGGTAATTTAGGAATTCCTAAAGAAGGTGAACTTACTCTTACTGATTTTTTAAATAAGATAGACCGTGAATCCGAGCACAAATTGAAACAACTCGGGACCAGATTAAAAGATACGGTGCATAGGCTGAAAGATAAGATCAAAGCCAATGACAAATTGATCCGAACCAGACAGGAATTTTTGAAGGCCACAATCGACGCGATGCGAACGAACGCAAACAGCGGAGAAGTCGCAGTTTACGAGGACGAAAATCCGAGCACAGTCAGGAACAAGAAGAAACGTTCCTCTGTGTTAGTAAACGCGTCCGCCTAA
- the flgK gene encoding flagellar hook-associated protein FlgK, whose protein sequence is MGSTFSGLEIGKRGLAAHQQALQTTGHNISNADNKHYSRQRVVLQATDPLYEPSLNRAHVPGQIGQGVEIASIERVRDNFIDDRIIETSGVKDYWAAKNEYLYQAENIFNEPNGTTLRTLMDKFWSSWEELANYPEDNAHRSVVLEKAQGLGSRMEDVYRKLSQLRDQANREIEAHALHLNTIGENIRTLNERIAKSEALGDRPNDLYDKRDALLQELSGLTDITIGRSDEDELMVFIGQQILVQGGKLNRVDILGNPSKDGLLDLYWKVTGDPVLLRKGRLQGLIEVRDKILGEKIDQVDALAINVMDVINEIHKDGFGLNGNTNQNFFDIRSLALNTFGEYDSDGDGQNDITAIFRVTGKNTLDPDRPIGISGTMTFLKPDEKETQVLIPYSANDTLNGIIKRINASKVGVVAYMNHDNQLAFKATVAEDTPKKNFILRHIEDSGELLVGLTGMLMASGPSGAYDYKRLGEITKLQSKPEDITLSPHFHPSSHFKVNEHIANNVANIAAARGKDVGGTGDYNSPGGHKDGRNALLVASSLRNNPVMVDYSKTTDDFYNSLISKLATEARESKQEFGIQSDLMTELENMRQSVMGVSLDEEMANMVQFQHSYNASAKMINTMNEILDTIINRLGA, encoded by the coding sequence ATGGGATCCACATTCTCCGGATTAGAAATAGGTAAAAGAGGCCTTGCGGCTCATCAGCAAGCATTACAAACAACCGGCCATAATATTTCAAACGCGGATAATAAACATTATTCCCGCCAAAGAGTTGTTTTGCAAGCTACGGATCCTCTGTACGAACCTTCTTTGAATCGTGCTCACGTACCCGGTCAGATAGGCCAAGGTGTAGAGATCGCTTCCATTGAACGTGTAAGAGATAATTTTATTGATGATAGAATTATTGAAACATCAGGAGTGAAAGATTATTGGGCCGCAAAGAACGAATATCTCTACCAAGCTGAAAATATTTTTAACGAGCCTAACGGTACTACTCTTAGGACCTTAATGGATAAATTCTGGTCTTCTTGGGAAGAACTTGCGAATTATCCGGAAGATAATGCACATCGTTCCGTGGTTTTGGAAAAAGCCCAAGGTCTCGGAAGCAGAATGGAAGATGTGTATCGTAAACTTTCTCAACTGAGAGACCAAGCAAACCGCGAGATTGAAGCTCATGCGCTTCATTTGAATACGATCGGTGAGAATATCCGTACTTTAAACGAAAGGATCGCTAAGTCGGAAGCATTGGGCGATAGACCGAACGATCTTTACGACAAAAGAGACGCTCTTTTACAAGAGCTTTCCGGTTTGACAGACATCACGATCGGAAGAAGCGACGAAGATGAGCTGATGGTATTTATCGGCCAGCAGATCCTTGTCCAAGGCGGTAAGCTCAACCGTGTAGATATATTAGGAAATCCTTCTAAAGACGGTCTATTAGATCTATATTGGAAAGTAACGGGTGATCCGGTCCTTCTCCGCAAAGGAAGACTGCAAGGTTTGATCGAAGTTAGAGATAAAATTTTGGGCGAGAAGATCGACCAAGTGGATGCTCTTGCGATCAACGTGATGGATGTGATTAACGAGATCCATAAAGACGGTTTCGGTCTGAACGGAAATACGAATCAGAACTTCTTTGATATTCGTTCATTAGCTTTGAACACTTTCGGTGAATACGATTCGGACGGCGACGGTCAGAATGATATTACCGCTATCTTTAGAGTTACCGGTAAGAACACTCTGGATCCGGATCGTCCGATCGGGATCAGCGGAACTATGACCTTCTTAAAACCGGATGAAAAAGAAACTCAGGTTTTAATTCCTTATTCTGCAAACGATACATTGAACGGAATTATCAAACGTATCAACGCTTCTAAAGTTGGGGTTGTGGCTTATATGAATCACGACAACCAATTGGCGTTCAAAGCGACTGTCGCGGAAGATACTCCTAAGAAAAATTTCATTCTTAGACATATCGAAGATTCCGGGGAATTATTGGTCGGTCTGACCGGAATGCTGATGGCTTCCGGACCTTCTGGTGCTTACGATTACAAACGTCTGGGTGAGATCACCAAACTTCAATCTAAGCCGGAAGACATCACTTTATCTCCTCATTTTCATCCTTCTTCTCACTTTAAAGTGAACGAGCATATTGCGAATAACGTAGCAAATATCGCCGCGGCAAGAGGAAAGGATGTAGGTGGAACAGGCGATTATAATTCTCCCGGAGGTCATAAGGACGGAAGGAACGCTCTTTTAGTAGCTTCTTCCCTCAGAAACAATCCTGTGATGGTGGATTATTCCAAAACTACGGATGATTTTTATAATAGTCTGATCTCAAAACTTGCGACAGAAGCAAGAGAATCAAAACAAGAATTCGGGATCCAATCGGACCTCATGACCGAGCTTGAAAATATGAGACAATCGGTAATGGGTGTAAGTTTGGACGAGGAAATGGCCAATATGGTCCAGTTCCAGCACTCGTATAATGCGTCTGCGAAGATGATCAACACTATGAATGAAATTCTAGATACGATCATCAATCGTTTGGGCGCGTAA
- a CDS encoding flagellar hook-associated protein 3 yields the protein MRITNMMQNNTLVRTLNRHQLSLDETQNQLGTGQRIRTPSDDPGRATNQMFFRSRMNELDTFQANIDDGFGRLQQIDGELDRIGNLFQRARVLAVQASNGIYQGDKGFELEVAVGKEIDELLRALVDIANTRDATGRPLFGGHVIERPPFEPIESKIKGLQGLELKNQYIGVEYRGDIGEQIREIEKGEYIPVTIPGNKVFWGTNMSVTSRVDNSGFVAVSDQKFKIDGVEIQVSAGDTIDDIIDKINNSPIEAKANKLAQDNISLSSTAPHQIWLEDVDGGTVLRDIGLIDAGNSEPPNNYSKSATVTGLSVFDVLIQFRNDLIQKDQERISGRDIQDLDLALENILRYRSIVGARMNRMEEHSQRVSFDKSYMTELLAKNEGIDFPETIMNLKWLETIHQYALNVGSKVIKPTLMDFLR from the coding sequence ATGCGGATCACTAACATGATGCAAAATAACACTTTGGTGAGGACTTTGAACCGTCACCAGTTGTCCTTGGACGAAACCCAAAACCAATTGGGTACAGGACAAAGGATTAGAACTCCTTCCGATGATCCGGGAAGAGCGACCAACCAAATGTTCTTCCGGTCTAGGATGAACGAGTTGGATACGTTCCAGGCGAATATTGACGACGGTTTCGGAAGATTACAACAGATCGACGGTGAATTGGATAGAATTGGAAATTTATTCCAAAGAGCAAGAGTTCTAGCGGTCCAAGCTTCCAACGGTATTTACCAAGGTGATAAAGGTTTCGAATTAGAAGTCGCTGTCGGTAAAGAGATCGATGAATTGTTAAGAGCGTTAGTCGATATTGCGAACACAAGAGATGCCACAGGAAGACCTCTTTTTGGAGGACATGTGATCGAAAGACCTCCTTTTGAGCCGATCGAATCCAAGATCAAAGGACTCCAAGGATTGGAATTAAAGAACCAATACATCGGAGTGGAATATCGTGGAGATATCGGAGAGCAGATTAGAGAGATCGAAAAGGGCGAATATATTCCTGTTACAATTCCCGGAAACAAAGTGTTTTGGGGAACTAACATGAGCGTTACCAGTCGCGTGGATAACTCAGGTTTCGTTGCAGTATCCGATCAAAAGTTCAAGATCGACGGAGTGGAGATCCAAGTTTCTGCCGGTGATACCATCGATGATATCATAGACAAGATCAATAACTCTCCGATCGAAGCTAAGGCGAATAAACTCGCGCAGGACAATATCAGTCTTAGTTCCACTGCACCCCACCAGATCTGGTTGGAGGATGTGGACGGAGGAACGGTTCTTAGAGATATCGGTCTGATCGACGCAGGTAATTCGGAACCCCCAAATAATTACAGCAAGTCGGCAACCGTTACCGGACTTTCCGTATTCGATGTGCTCATCCAATTCAGGAACGATCTCATCCAGAAAGACCAAGAAAGAATTTCAGGCCGTGATATCCAAGACTTGGATCTTGCTTTAGAAAATATTCTTCGTTATAGGTCCATAGTAGGTGCAAGGATGAATCGTATGGAGGAGCATTCTCAACGGGTTTCCTTCGATAAATCCTATATGACGGAGTTACTCGCCAAAAACGAAGGAATCGATTTCCCGGAAACTATCATGAATTTGAAGTGGCTGGAGACGATCCATCAATACGCACTTAACGTTGGTTCCAAGGTGATCAAACCCACTTTGATGGACTTTCTAAGATAA
- the fliW gene encoding flagellar assembly protein FliW, with amino-acid sequence MIEIQSKPFGKIKVSERQLIKFPEGLLGFGGYKSFALIEEDEESVFKWLQSIDEVDLAFVVIPPSLFKKEYKPILSQEELSQIGLQDVSEALTLVIVTIPNDDPASMTANLQGPILINKKDLTGRQFVSRNEVHSVRERILESATVEMS; translated from the coding sequence ATGATTGAGATCCAAAGCAAACCTTTCGGAAAAATAAAAGTTTCGGAGCGACAACTTATCAAATTTCCGGAGGGACTTCTAGGTTTCGGGGGATATAAAAGTTTTGCCCTGATCGAAGAAGACGAAGAATCGGTATTCAAATGGTTGCAGTCCATCGACGAGGTGGATCTTGCTTTTGTAGTAATTCCTCCTTCTTTATTCAAAAAAGAATATAAACCCATTTTGAGCCAGGAAGAACTTTCCCAAATCGGGTTGCAGGATGTTTCGGAAGCTTTGACCTTAGTCATTGTGACGATTCCGAACGACGATCCTGCATCTATGACAGCAAACCTGCAAGGTCCAATTTTGATCAATAAGAAGGATTTGACCGGTCGCCAATTCGTATCACGCAACGAGGTTCATTCCGTTCGTGAAAGAATTTTGGAAAGCGCCACTGTGGAGATGTCCTAA
- the csrA gene encoding carbon storage regulator CsrA: MLVLARRTNESIIIGDDIEIVIVDIKGDQVKIGVKAPKEVSVHRAEVYREIQAENKKAAGAKIKPEELGKIGSMLKKTDSGKKEKS, translated from the coding sequence GTGCTCGTACTAGCTAGGCGTACAAATGAATCCATTATCATAGGTGACGATATAGAAATCGTTATCGTAGATATCAAAGGGGATCAGGTAAAGATCGGGGTCAAGGCTCCTAAAGAAGTTTCCGTTCACAGAGCGGAAGTATACCGTGAAATCCAGGCTGAGAATAAAAAAGCCGCCGGTGCGAAAATTAAGCCGGAGGAATTGGGAAAAATTGGCAGCATGCTTAAAAAAACCGATTCGGGCAAAAAAGAAAAATCTTAA
- a CDS encoding SHOCT domain-containing protein yields MASSSDSIVLYYLKKSSDTPPFLQAETWLPIATGVLTGAGPDQLDKTEFLSRWEKLFKFTGVADTGVLNSEPIRLFTEEESSRLGELLYQAEAEIPDGLPQAYQVIIKREDPIRPGLRIRRTVFYIRNSPEGIILEFSEIGQVLDFQTTYSFRDWTLIPIVKPEPSSRNSIYLPEIRPEGLDYFSFESEGEEARNRILVKNGFWTGNPSKKNVGTPTKKIPKTIEDRLRTLQELLDKGLISKQEYEKKKAEILKEL; encoded by the coding sequence ATGGCTTCCTCTTCGGATTCAATCGTATTATATTATCTTAAAAAAAGCTCGGATACTCCACCCTTCTTACAAGCGGAGACTTGGTTGCCGATTGCCACTGGAGTTTTGACCGGTGCAGGACCTGACCAATTGGATAAGACGGAATTCCTTTCCAGGTGGGAAAAACTTTTTAAATTCACGGGTGTTGCGGATACTGGAGTCCTGAATTCGGAACCGATCCGATTATTTACGGAAGAAGAATCTTCCCGCTTGGGGGAATTATTATACCAAGCGGAAGCGGAGATTCCCGACGGGCTTCCGCAAGCGTACCAAGTCATTATTAAGAGGGAGGATCCGATCCGCCCTGGACTCAGGATCAGAAGAACGGTTTTTTATATTAGGAATAGTCCGGAAGGAATTATATTAGAGTTTTCTGAAATAGGACAGGTGCTTGATTTTCAAACCACTTATTCTTTTCGGGACTGGACCTTGATTCCGATTGTAAAGCCGGAGCCTTCTTCACGTAATTCCATTTATCTCCCTGAGATCCGTCCGGAAGGTTTGGATTATTTCAGTTTTGAAAGCGAAGGAGAGGAGGCAAGGAACCGTATCCTTGTAAAAAACGGTTTTTGGACTGGGAATCCTTCCAAGAAGAATGTCGGAACTCCTACAAAGAAAATCCCTAAAACGATTGAAGACCGGCTCAGGACTTTACAGGAACTTTTGGATAAGGGATTGATCTCTAAACAGGAATACGAAAAAAAGAAGGCTGAAATTTTAAAAGAGCTTTGA
- a CDS encoding SIMPL domain-containing protein, giving the protein MKKILFGCIVLFASFGSAFSEQEKVLIVSGFAKVAIPAELVEIRIGVETESKTAEEAHEKTSAKTDSLVKYLKKQSLLSLQTEAIRLQTIYEYPKSGARQIKGYVASNTILIRAKVESAGKLIDESIQNGANQIIGIRLQATDTNLEKASQEALQLAAKDARKKADIILSALGLKFKEFVEIRADFQEISEPLPVIDGFQTMSGKSATPIEAGNLFREAKILLKVSY; this is encoded by the coding sequence ATGAAAAAGATATTATTCGGGTGCATAGTATTATTCGCAAGTTTCGGGTCCGCATTTTCAGAACAAGAAAAAGTCCTGATCGTTAGCGGATTCGCTAAAGTTGCAATTCCTGCGGAACTTGTGGAAATACGTATCGGAGTAGAAACGGAATCTAAAACTGCCGAAGAAGCTCATGAGAAAACTTCAGCAAAGACTGATTCTCTCGTAAAATATCTCAAAAAACAGTCCTTACTTTCCTTACAAACGGAGGCAATCCGTCTGCAAACTATATACGAATATCCTAAATCCGGCGCGAGGCAGATCAAGGGTTATGTAGCGTCCAATACAATCTTAATAAGAGCTAAAGTAGAATCTGCAGGCAAACTAATCGATGAGTCTATACAGAATGGAGCAAATCAAATCATAGGCATCCGATTGCAGGCAACGGATACAAATTTAGAGAAGGCTTCTCAAGAAGCTTTACAACTAGCAGCAAAGGATGCTCGCAAAAAAGCGGATATTATTCTCTCCGCATTAGGCTTGAAATTTAAGGAATTTGTAGAGATACGAGCCGACTTCCAAGAAATTTCCGAACCGCTTCCTGTCATTGATGGTTTTCAAACCATGAGTGGAAAATCTGCGACTCCCATCGAGGCTGGAAATTTATTTCGCGAAGCAAAAATCCTATTGAAAGTTTCTTATTAA
- a CDS encoding M48 family metallopeptidase, protein MLRNRLLFFVILLLAGAAISFLAVRSKANVEMPATLSPAFQLLGKPIKVFDRSLTKLMPISDLDEKKLGDSIALRYESYADEKDPDLVYLRSLVSNLTIEKNKGFEYRIFLMDSSIPNAYAMPGGILFVTKGLLSMVSSEAELVAVIGHEIGHVELSHCMDMVRGELLAKKIGASTLGELADLTAALLLKPSFGKNQEDEADSYGYDLLLRENYDPFAMGRTFLKLQEESGGKENASSPIQEYLMTHPYLSHRSEKFTEKAKREEEGKYYLGKKNLKKRVSRYQDELDKEFVKY, encoded by the coding sequence ATGCTCCGTAATCGATTACTATTCTTCGTTATACTTTTACTAGCTGGAGCTGCCATTTCATTTTTGGCTGTAAGAAGTAAAGCAAATGTAGAAATGCCAGCCACTCTTTCTCCTGCATTCCAGTTATTGGGAAAACCGATCAAAGTATTCGATCGTTCCCTTACAAAACTGATGCCTATCAGCGATCTGGACGAAAAGAAGTTAGGAGATTCCATAGCATTACGTTATGAATCCTATGCGGATGAAAAAGATCCGGATCTGGTCTATTTGAGAAGTTTGGTTTCGAACCTCACGATCGAAAAAAATAAAGGATTCGAATATAGGATCTTCCTTATGGATTCTTCCATTCCGAATGCTTATGCAATGCCGGGAGGGATCTTATTCGTAACAAAGGGACTTCTTTCTATGGTAAGTTCAGAAGCGGAATTGGTGGCAGTGATCGGCCATGAGATCGGTCATGTAGAACTTTCTCACTGCATGGATATGGTAAGAGGGGAGTTATTGGCGAAGAAGATCGGAGCTTCCACTCTAGGAGAGTTAGCCGACCTAACGGCAGCCTTACTTTTAAAACCTTCGTTCGGTAAGAACCAGGAGGATGAGGCTGACTCGTACGGTTATGATCTATTGCTTAGGGAAAATTACGATCCATTCGCAATGGGAAGGACCTTCCTAAAGTTACAGGAAGAAAGCGGTGGAAAAGAAAATGCTTCTTCGCCCATCCAAGAATATCTTATGACCCATCCTTATCTTTCTCATCGTTCCGAAAAATTTACGGAGAAGGCGAAACGAGAAGAAGAAGGCAAATATTATCTAGGAAAGAAAAACTTGAAAAAACGGGTCAGCCGTTATCAGGACGAACTCGATAAAGAATTCGTAAAGTACTGA